A genomic window from Carassius gibelio isolate Cgi1373 ecotype wild population from Czech Republic chromosome A11, carGib1.2-hapl.c, whole genome shotgun sequence includes:
- the LOC128021914 gene encoding uncharacterized protein C3orf14 homolog codes for MASCAHEEFELSQKHEDILGKRALLLKQMEAHYEQQKAQKKQQCVKSQAAKERNAQILKDFQNAEKNLQTRQLLHPDIINLETLYWASIERELPAWEQYLLGKGKPPVSESGRLLRQQRQKTRQQDPSPVQCKGKPPRPKHR; via the exons ATGGCTTCTTGTGCACACGAAGAGTTTGAACTCAGCCAGAAACATGAAGATAT ACTGGGGAAAAGAGCATTACTGCTGAAGCAGATGGAAGCGCACTATGAACAGCAGAAGGCTCAGAAGAAGCAGCAGTGTGTGAAGTCTCAAGCAGCGAAGGAGAGGAATGCTCAGATCCTTAAG GATTTtcagaatgctgaaaaaaatcttCAAACCAGACAGCTCCTTCATCCAGATATTATTAACCTTGAG ACTCTTTATTGGGCCTCAATTGAACGGGAACTACCAGCATGGGAGCAGTATTTACTTGGGAAAGGAAAACCGCCAGTCAGTGAGTCTGGGAGATTGCTTAGGCAACAGAGACAGAAAACTAGACAGCAAGATCCCTCACCTGTACAATGCAAGGGTAAACCCCCTCGACCAAAACATAGATGA
- the LOC128021915 gene encoding opioid growth factor receptor isoform X1, with protein MRRSPRSIRYTRLMCFRKVRRGLFCALRFLRNLANVTLTRLYLSQRRLRESDEYVSTWEHKDENKTDRTNVFHEWSRGKNMYAARDMENFRRSCQDLDGNDISDDNDADEKDKGHFCNLAFHHGQIKSSPDDVHIDEFHQQWWGKYERLENVHSYIQWLFPIQEPGVNCKAHVLTKKEIKLFRKDKQAKSKLVKSYKLMLDFYGIRLVDESTGEVERAPNWKNRFRNLNRHTHNNLRITRILKCLGTLGLKHYQAPLVKFFLHETLVEGHLSNVKQSVLDYFMFAVLDKSERRELVKFALEQFKPQKHFVSGPEENVAQPIENKQRSTVEDNLKRLNKYEAVILNKPTVSNSDQGANENSQCMSENNNITPANMSHGDNNESGPHQTEVSLCQMHDLSGVSDNDSGLQQFKEEASCLMSDITML; from the exons ATGCGTCGTTCTCCCCGCTCAATTAGATATACTCGCTTGATGTGTTTTAGAAAGGTTAGAAGGGGTTTGTTCTGTGCTCTAAGGTTTTTACGTAATTTGGCTAACGTTACTTTGACTCGGCTTTATCTTAGTCAACGGCGTCTGAGGGAGTCAGATGAGTATGTCTCGACATGGGAGCATAAAGACGAAAATAAAACGGACAGAACTAAT gtgTTTCACGAATGGAGTCGCGGTAAAAACATGTATGCTGCAAGGGACATGGAAAACTTTCGACGTAGCTGTCAG GACTTGGATGGTAATGATATCAGTGATGACAATGATGCTGATGAAAAAGATAAA gGTCACTTCTGTAACCTAGCATTCCACCATGGTCAAATAAAATCTTCACCTGACG ATGTTCACATTGATGAATTTCACCAGCAGTGGTGGGGTAAATACGAGAGGCTGGAAAATGTACACTCCTACATTCAATG gttGTTTCCAATACAAGAGCCAGGGGTGAATTGTAAAGCACACGTGCTCACAAAAAAGGAAATAAAG cttttccgTAAAGATAAACAAGCAAAGAGTAAATTGGTGAAATCATATAAGCTCATGTTGGATTTCTACGGTATACGTTTAGTTGATGAATCAACAGGAGAGGTGGAACGGGCTCCTAACTGGAAGAATCGCTTTAGGAACCTGAACAG acacacacataacaaccTTCGCATCACTCGCATCCTGAAGTGTTTGGGGACTCTAGGATTGAAGCACTACCAGGCCCCACTGGTCAAGTTCTTCCTCCATGAAACTCTTGTGGAGGGACACCTTTCAAATGTGAAACAAAGTGTACTGGATTACTTTATGTTTGCCGTATTGGACAAGTCAGAGAGACGAGAGCTGGTAAAATTTGCTTTAGAGCAATTTAAGCCCCAAAAACATTTTGTCTCGGGTCCTGAGGAAAATGTGGCCCAGCCTATAGAGAATAAACAGAGGAGCACTGTAGAAGATAATCTGAAAAGGCTGAATAAGTATGAGGCAGTTATTCTGAACAAACCGACAGTATCAAATAGTGATCAAGGGGCAAATGAAAACAGTCAGTGCAtgtcagaaaataataatataacaccAGCAAACATGTCTCATGGTGATAATAATGAGAGTGGTCCTCACCAAACTGAAGTGTCTTTATGTCAGATGCATGATTTGTCGGGGGTCAGTGATAATGACAGCGGTCTTCAGCAATTTAAAGAAGAGGCTTCATGTCTGATGTCTGACATAACAATGTTGTAA
- the LOC128021915 gene encoding opioid growth factor receptor isoform X2 translates to MRRSPRSIRYTRLMCFRKVFHEWSRGKNMYAARDMENFRRSCQDLDGNDISDDNDADEKDKGHFCNLAFHHGQIKSSPDDVHIDEFHQQWWGKYERLENVHSYIQWLFPIQEPGVNCKAHVLTKKEIKLFRKDKQAKSKLVKSYKLMLDFYGIRLVDESTGEVERAPNWKNRFRNLNRHTHNNLRITRILKCLGTLGLKHYQAPLVKFFLHETLVEGHLSNVKQSVLDYFMFAVLDKSERRELVKFALEQFKPQKHFVSGPEENVAQPIENKQRSTVEDNLKRLNKYEAVILNKPTVSNSDQGANENSQCMSENNNITPANMSHGDNNESGPHQTEVSLCQMHDLSGVSDNDSGLQQFKEEASCLMSDITML, encoded by the exons ATGCGTCGTTCTCCCCGCTCAATTAGATATACTCGCTTGATGTGTTTTAGAAAG gtgTTTCACGAATGGAGTCGCGGTAAAAACATGTATGCTGCAAGGGACATGGAAAACTTTCGACGTAGCTGTCAG GACTTGGATGGTAATGATATCAGTGATGACAATGATGCTGATGAAAAAGATAAA gGTCACTTCTGTAACCTAGCATTCCACCATGGTCAAATAAAATCTTCACCTGACG ATGTTCACATTGATGAATTTCACCAGCAGTGGTGGGGTAAATACGAGAGGCTGGAAAATGTACACTCCTACATTCAATG gttGTTTCCAATACAAGAGCCAGGGGTGAATTGTAAAGCACACGTGCTCACAAAAAAGGAAATAAAG cttttccgTAAAGATAAACAAGCAAAGAGTAAATTGGTGAAATCATATAAGCTCATGTTGGATTTCTACGGTATACGTTTAGTTGATGAATCAACAGGAGAGGTGGAACGGGCTCCTAACTGGAAGAATCGCTTTAGGAACCTGAACAG acacacacataacaaccTTCGCATCACTCGCATCCTGAAGTGTTTGGGGACTCTAGGATTGAAGCACTACCAGGCCCCACTGGTCAAGTTCTTCCTCCATGAAACTCTTGTGGAGGGACACCTTTCAAATGTGAAACAAAGTGTACTGGATTACTTTATGTTTGCCGTATTGGACAAGTCAGAGAGACGAGAGCTGGTAAAATTTGCTTTAGAGCAATTTAAGCCCCAAAAACATTTTGTCTCGGGTCCTGAGGAAAATGTGGCCCAGCCTATAGAGAATAAACAGAGGAGCACTGTAGAAGATAATCTGAAAAGGCTGAATAAGTATGAGGCAGTTATTCTGAACAAACCGACAGTATCAAATAGTGATCAAGGGGCAAATGAAAACAGTCAGTGCAtgtcagaaaataataatataacaccAGCAAACATGTCTCATGGTGATAATAATGAGAGTGGTCCTCACCAAACTGAAGTGTCTTTATGTCAGATGCATGATTTGTCGGGGGTCAGTGATAATGACAGCGGTCTTCAGCAATTTAAAGAAGAGGCTTCATGTCTGATGTCTGACATAACAATGTTGTAA